The following are from one region of the Anaeropeptidivorans aminofermentans genome:
- a CDS encoding DUF4428 domain-containing protein: MGLFSKKPPCPICGGKISWFLPTKIEGEYICDTCHGKLDIQTEKELNLTMQDFKEYLMFYDQNKLLKDQFVISEQIDFGLWDTKIIFDYQNKWFCMSKQPDKTVFEGKQLKSFTIKEDNTPLFEGSAAGIRRYASTVTERVMAMAPQIAQFAASKRMARTLDRLDDGKVNNSASVPYFDIPEPFQAFHMELHFDHPYWTVLKCDMDGPRFNNTLPDVNNYLRSYQQSIEEIEKLAAALRTVAFPGAAEQSIGPGMMGMGTLHTNMAPPADAIEEIKKYKVLMEDGVISQQEFEAKKKQLLGI; this comes from the coding sequence ATGGGCTTATTTTCTAAAAAACCCCCTTGCCCCATCTGCGGCGGCAAGATTTCATGGTTTCTGCCAACGAAAATCGAGGGTGAATATATTTGTGATACCTGTCACGGCAAACTTGATATACAGACCGAGAAAGAACTGAATTTGACCATGCAGGACTTCAAGGAATATTTGATGTTTTACGACCAAAACAAGCTGCTAAAAGATCAGTTTGTGATTTCGGAACAGATAGACTTCGGCCTTTGGGATACCAAAATCATCTTTGATTACCAGAACAAGTGGTTTTGCATGAGCAAACAGCCGGACAAGACCGTGTTTGAAGGCAAACAGCTAAAATCCTTTACCATCAAAGAGGACAACACTCCTCTGTTTGAGGGATCGGCAGCGGGTATCCGCCGTTATGCCAGCACTGTAACCGAGCGGGTGATGGCGATGGCGCCGCAAATCGCACAGTTTGCGGCGAGCAAGCGGATGGCACGAACCCTTGACCGGTTGGACGACGGCAAAGTAAACAACTCCGCTTCGGTACCGTATTTTGATATTCCCGAACCTTTTCAGGCGTTTCACATGGAGCTGCATTTTGACCACCCCTACTGGACAGTGCTCAAATGTGATATGGACGGCCCTCGGTTTAACAACACCCTCCCGGATGTGAACAACTACCTCCGCTCCTATCAGCAAAGCATAGAAGAAATTGAAAAGTTGGCGGCGGCACTTAGGACGGTGGCCTTCCCCGGCGCAGCCGAGCAGTCTATTGGCCCCGGCATGATGGGAATGGGGACGTTACATACCAACATGGCCCCGCCTGCCGATGCCATCGAAGAAATCAAAAAATACAAGGTGCTCATGGAGGACGGCGTGATTTCCCAGCAGGAGTTTGAGGCAAAGAAAAAGCAGCTCCTTGGGATTTGA
- a CDS encoding acid shock protein produces the protein MKKLLVLMMALAMTLSLAACGGNAEPPASTPESTPAAAERKDNVTPEQAAAIVDIMAKMGPLYEEAAAAATANGWDQDELAVQELNAVYAIMDSARVGLGELDGYGDTSTEDIDAVIEQYQAMLDEMPNLVTKYSEPYSN, from the coding sequence ATGAAAAAGTTACTGGTACTTATGATGGCGCTTGCCATGACACTGAGCCTTGCAGCCTGCGGCGGCAATGCCGAACCCCCTGCATCCACACCGGAATCCACCCCCGCCGCTGCGGAACGGAAAGACAATGTAACCCCCGAGCAGGCAGCGGCAATTGTAGACATCATGGCGAAGATGGGCCCGCTGTACGAAGAAGCGGCGGCAGCGGCCACGGCAAACGGCTGGGATCAAGACGAGCTGGCGGTGCAGGAGCTGAACGCGGTATATGCTATTATGGACTCTGCAAGGGTTGGACTTGGAGAACTTGACGGATACGGAGACACCAGCACAGAGGATATTGACGCCGTTATAGAACAGTATCAGGCAATGCTGGACGAAATGCCCAACTTAGTCACTAAGTACAGCGAGCCCTACAGCAACTAA
- a CDS encoding LemA family protein, with amino-acid sequence MLPTFITIAVIAAVIVLWIISTQRRLVVLDENISNAMSQIGVQLSSRFDALTALLDLTKGYAKHESETLIETIKSRRSVITAKSTPDEVMRQEGVISEALGRIAMVTEQYPDLKANQNYIKTMDAVQTFENMVRTSRLIYNDSVTKLNREIRMFPVSMVAGMLGFGQREYLVEQADKTDMPSMK; translated from the coding sequence ATGCTGCCAACTTTCATCACAATCGCCGTAATTGCTGCGGTCATTGTTCTATGGATCATATCCACCCAGCGCAGACTGGTGGTGCTGGATGAGAATATCAGCAATGCCATGAGCCAAATCGGGGTGCAGCTTTCCAGTCGTTTTGATGCGCTGACGGCCCTTTTGGATTTGACAAAGGGCTACGCCAAGCACGAAAGCGAAACGTTGATTGAGACAATCAAATCCAGAAGAAGCGTCATCACGGCAAAATCCACGCCGGATGAAGTCATGCGTCAAGAAGGGGTTATTTCCGAAGCCCTTGGCAGGATTGCCATGGTAACGGAGCAGTATCCCGACCTGAAAGCCAATCAAAATTACATCAAAACCATGGATGCGGTGCAGACCTTTGAAAATATGGTGCGCACCAGCCGTCTGATCTACAACGACAGTGTTACAAAGCTGAACCGTGAAATCCGAATGTTTCCGGTCTCCATGGTCGCTGGGATGCTGGGTTTTGGCCAAAGAGAGTATCTTGTGGAGCAGGCTGATAAGACGGATATGCCCAGCATGAAATGA
- a CDS encoding SH3 domain-containing protein produces MKKQFMGILLTLCMALTLLPTTAFAAEAVTILSYPAKTEYTVGEGFDRTGIKATAIVGGEKKDISDEISFRNSGNVTLNQGTVFAYIAGKQEITLRWTAPGEKTSQIVGKYTVTVTGEYVAPEKTAPAPTETTHKLYDAIDNGWYSIRLGSIASGAAGLWYGAGDDTFINIDAAGNAVLRTVGRDTKFYVEKKRIVDANTAEITIKMADGRYLGVAGEIDDRAMYKVGTNPVYRSKPDGDIVGELPTGTILEVTELKGDWAKVNYEGKAYYMWAARLTKVSAGETQVAAVDKPYLWQIEIKDSAVAANVVMRPSENPKMMVFTPEKSYKDGARVTLTQLVANVSNVRFEDWGVPVSNTEMAQLFSGVFNNLSKYYPEESQVKWTNERITTHGQAAIDQCYGWRVFTNPNMNWSTNPTYGEFTSYLIKLMDYNKGQVSRKVAPFTKDTIRSFAIGGDTSANAKITWEQAATLQYKTIWWEEKENVRLGEVSGVRDKVEILRLAVPPRNLKSSGGTPGQTPAPAPTPINTVTATPTNTKFMLNGAEAALPAYSIGGNNYVKLRDVGALLKTRFEVRWEDGKAKLYNHAAYTKTSGELTAIGKGGKSATLSTTDFVWGDTGAAVTGLTAYTIGGNNYIKLRDIAKLFDFDVDWRDGKAWIEPDVSPYTED; encoded by the coding sequence ATACTGCTCACTCTGTGTATGGCGCTTACCTTACTGCCGACAACGGCGTTTGCGGCGGAAGCTGTGACCATACTGTCTTACCCCGCAAAGACCGAATATACGGTTGGCGAGGGATTTGACCGAACCGGAATTAAAGCGACGGCTATTGTAGGCGGCGAAAAAAAGGACATCTCTGACGAAATCAGTTTCAGAAACTCCGGCAATGTGACGCTCAATCAAGGTACGGTATTTGCGTACATCGCAGGAAAGCAGGAGATTACCCTGCGGTGGACTGCTCCGGGCGAAAAAACAAGCCAAATCGTGGGAAAATATACCGTCACCGTCACCGGCGAATATGTTGCCCCTGAGAAGACGGCGCCCGCACCAACTGAGACTACTCATAAACTGTATGATGCGATAGACAACGGCTGGTACAGCATCCGCCTTGGCTCCATAGCCTCTGGTGCCGCCGGTTTGTGGTATGGCGCTGGGGATGACACTTTTATCAATATCGACGCCGCAGGCAACGCGGTGCTGCGCACAGTAGGCAGAGACACGAAATTCTATGTTGAAAAAAAGCGCATTGTAGACGCTAACACGGCTGAAATAACCATAAAGATGGCGGATGGACGTTATCTGGGAGTTGCGGGCGAAATTGATGACAGAGCGATGTATAAGGTCGGTACGAACCCAGTCTACCGATCAAAGCCGGATGGCGACATTGTCGGGGAGCTTCCGACAGGCACCATTCTGGAAGTGACCGAGCTCAAGGGCGACTGGGCAAAGGTAAACTATGAAGGTAAGGCGTATTATATGTGGGCTGCCAGACTGACAAAAGTGAGTGCGGGCGAGACACAGGTGGCGGCTGTGGATAAGCCTTATTTATGGCAGATAGAAATCAAGGATAGCGCTGTGGCGGCTAATGTTGTAATGCGCCCCTCCGAGAACCCCAAAATGATGGTGTTCACTCCTGAAAAAAGCTATAAGGACGGTGCGAGGGTTACCCTAACTCAACTTGTTGCGAATGTTTCTAACGTGCGTTTTGAGGACTGGGGAGTACCCGTTAGCAACACGGAAATGGCACAACTCTTCTCTGGTGTGTTCAATAATTTAAGTAAATACTATCCTGAAGAGAGCCAGGTGAAATGGACTAACGAAAGAATCACAACCCACGGACAAGCCGCTATAGATCAGTGTTACGGCTGGCGGGTCTTTACCAATCCCAATATGAATTGGAGCACGAATCCCACCTATGGGGAATTTACATCGTACCTGATCAAACTCATGGACTATAACAAAGGCCAGGTTAGCCGCAAGGTGGCTCCCTTTACCAAGGACACCATCAGGAGCTTTGCCATCGGTGGCGACACGAGCGCCAACGCAAAAATTACATGGGAGCAGGCAGCGACCCTCCAATATAAAACCATCTGGTGGGAAGAAAAAGAAAATGTGAGGTTAGGTGAAGTAAGCGGCGTGAGAGACAAAGTAGAGATTCTTCGGTTGGCCGTGCCGCCGCGGAACCTGAAGTCTTCTGGGGGGACGCCCGGACAGACACCTGCTCCGGCACCGACACCCATCAACACCGTTACGGCAACGCCTACCAATACTAAGTTTATGTTAAACGGTGCGGAGGCTGCGCTGCCCGCATACAGCATCGGCGGCAACAACTACGTTAAACTCCGGGATGTGGGCGCACTCCTGAAAACACGCTTTGAAGTGCGCTGGGAGGACGGCAAGGCGAAGCTGTATAACCATGCGGCGTACACCAAGACGAGCGGCGAGCTTACTGCAATCGGCAAAGGCGGTAAAAGTGCGACACTAAGCACCACAGACTTCGTATGGGGTGACACCGGCGCAGCAGTGACGGGGCTGACCGCCTACACCATCGGGGGTAACAACTATATCAAACTGCGGGACATCGCAAAGCTGTTTGACTTCGATGTAGACTGGCGCGACGGAAAGGCGTGGATCGAGCCTGACGTGTCGCCCTACACCGAGGACTAA
- a CDS encoding DUF2207 family protein — translation MHKKVSGLILCFALLFTLPLPAFAANQVNTMDIQAVIYEDGSMYVTQGWEGDFNEGTESYIPMNAPDYLTISQLTVSDQNGAYETVPDWNVDWSFEEKARKCGIHDTDSGYEICFGISNYGQNRYAIEYKLDNAVGGYSDRDGVNFRFVNDGMNTTPTDVKVEIRLADGTPITEKNAAVWGFGYDGQVEFADGAILAYTESPIRPENHVTVLFSLEKGILSPLRQESGSFEEVKEKAFEGSDYNSTGEEISTFEAIVTILLSIGPPIGLIIWLRRLKRKHAEKKRQRFTEGFGYFRDIPNDGNLSATYALGRLFDVCEDGAILSTGILRLIQLGCLSPIETQEVGFMGKTKETVSLRLMGSNHSNMNEYDEYLYTVLEGAAGSDAVLQPKELERFVSQNDKLLRTYIQKCDSAGKAYLSGKHCLKRWNASAKLTDLTPTGEQELGELMGLKRYLTDFSLIAERGVKEMPIWRELLTYAMLFGIADQVAEQMKELYPQISAELTDYSGSMATAYSYHYLLYTNMKKAEERRIQEKRSGGGGGFASLGGGGGSIGGGSGGGTR, via the coding sequence ATGCACAAAAAAGTAAGCGGACTGATTCTATGCTTTGCCTTATTATTTACCCTCCCTCTCCCAGCTTTTGCGGCAAATCAGGTCAATACCATGGATATACAGGCGGTCATTTACGAGGATGGCTCCATGTATGTGACTCAAGGTTGGGAGGGAGATTTTAACGAGGGAACCGAAAGCTACATTCCCATGAACGCACCTGATTATCTGACTATCAGCCAGCTTACAGTCTCCGACCAAAACGGTGCTTATGAAACCGTGCCGGATTGGAATGTGGACTGGAGCTTTGAAGAAAAGGCGAGAAAATGCGGCATCCATGATACGGACAGCGGGTATGAAATCTGCTTCGGCATTAGTAATTACGGACAAAACCGTTATGCCATTGAATATAAGCTGGACAATGCGGTGGGCGGCTACAGCGACAGGGACGGGGTCAATTTCCGATTTGTAAATGATGGAATGAACACCACCCCCACCGATGTGAAGGTGGAAATCCGGTTGGCGGACGGCACGCCCATCACCGAGAAAAACGCCGCTGTATGGGGATTCGGCTATGACGGACAGGTGGAATTTGCAGATGGCGCAATTCTTGCCTACACGGAAAGTCCCATCCGTCCCGAAAACCATGTGACAGTGCTGTTTTCGCTGGAGAAGGGTATCTTATCCCCCTTACGGCAGGAATCGGGCAGCTTTGAAGAAGTAAAGGAAAAAGCCTTTGAGGGCAGCGACTACAATAGCACCGGCGAGGAAATATCCACATTTGAAGCGATTGTCACGATACTGCTGTCCATCGGACCTCCCATTGGACTGATTATCTGGCTTCGCAGGCTGAAAAGGAAACACGCAGAGAAAAAACGGCAACGGTTTACAGAGGGGTTCGGGTATTTCAGGGACATTCCAAACGACGGAAATCTGAGCGCCACCTATGCGCTGGGACGGCTGTTTGATGTGTGTGAGGACGGTGCGATTCTCTCCACAGGAATACTACGGCTGATTCAGCTTGGCTGCCTGTCCCCAATAGAAACCCAAGAAGTCGGATTTATGGGCAAAACCAAAGAAACGGTCAGTCTGCGGCTCATGGGCAGCAATCATAGCAATATGAACGAGTATGACGAGTACCTCTATACGGTATTGGAGGGCGCGGCCGGTTCGGATGCCGTCTTGCAGCCAAAGGAGCTGGAACGCTTTGTAAGTCAAAACGACAAGCTGCTGCGTACCTACATACAGAAATGCGACAGCGCGGGCAAAGCGTATTTGAGTGGGAAGCACTGCCTGAAACGGTGGAACGCATCCGCCAAGCTCACCGACCTGACCCCTACCGGGGAACAGGAGCTGGGCGAGCTGATGGGGCTGAAACGGTATCTGACGGATTTTTCATTGATTGCCGAACGAGGTGTCAAGGAAATGCCGATTTGGCGGGAGCTTTTGACCTATGCCATGCTCTTTGGTATCGCCGATCAGGTGGCGGAGCAGATGAAAGAACTATACCCGCAAATTTCTGCCGAGCTGACCGATTACAGTGGGAGCATGGCAACCGCCTATTCCTACCACTACCTACTTTACACCAATATGAAGAAAGCCGAGGAACGGCGCATACAGGAAAAGCGAAGCGGCGGAGGCGGTGGATTTGCTTCCCTTGGAGGGGGCGGCGGCTCCATCGGCGGCGGTTCGGGCGGCGGAACGAGATAA